In Actinoplanes sp. NBC_00393, a single genomic region encodes these proteins:
- a CDS encoding nitroreductase family deazaflavin-dependent oxidoreductase, translating to MVATDEVRAALDQQMTVEITTIGRRSGQPRRIETWRYLAAGRYWLTGSPGSRDWYANLLAHPEFTLHLTGHDLRVRARPVTDPDERVRVFGAIVPGLSWAGSLQSWIDGSPLVEIELD from the coding sequence ATGGTGGCGACAGACGAGGTACGCGCGGCGCTCGACCAGCAGATGACCGTGGAGATCACCACGATCGGGCGGCGCAGCGGGCAGCCACGCCGGATCGAGACCTGGCGGTATCTGGCGGCCGGCCGTTACTGGCTGACCGGCAGCCCGGGCTCGCGGGACTGGTACGCCAACCTGCTCGCGCACCCCGAGTTCACCCTGCACCTGACCGGTCACGACCTTCGGGTGCGCGCCCGGCCGGTCACCGACCCGGACGAGCGGGTGCGGGTGTTCGGCGCGATCGTGCCGGGGCTGAGCTGGGCGGGCAGCCTGCAGAGCTGGATCGACGGCAGCCCGCTGGTCGAGATCGAACTGGACTGA